The region GAAACCGGAAAATGTGGAAGAGTTCACCCGCCGCTTCAACGCCTATGTCGAAGAACACATCGACCCGCAGATGCTGATTCCGCAGGTGGAGATCGACGCACCGCTGCTCTTCAGCGACATCACGCCGACTTTCCGGCGCGACCTGTGCCGTTTCCAGCCCTTCGGCCCGGGCAACACGGCCCCCGTGTTCGTCACCAAAGGGGTCAGCAACCGCGGCGATGCCCGTCTCGTAGGCGCCGAATGCGAACACCTGCGCATGGACCTGATGCAGGGTGAAAAGCCCAACACCACGATCGGGGCGATCGCCTTCCAGCAACCGACCCATTACGAATGGATTCGCAGCGGAAAACCGGTCGATGTCTGCTACTGCGTGGTGGAAAACCACTACCGGGGCACCGTAACCCCCCAACTCCGGATCAAGGACATCAAGACCGTAGACTGGCATTGAGAATCCGTCACCCTATCGCATACGAAAGCGGCCGGAACTTATTCCGGCCGCTTTCGGTTTATGTCCGTATCACTTTCCTTTCGAAAAATTACGTTTCAGCCAGCGGGGAAATATGATCGCCCCGGCAACCAGATAGGGATAGTAGGTCACCAGCCGCCACAACACGGCGATCAGTGTGGCCGCACCCAGTTGCAGGGCGGCCGGAACGGCAATCAGGTCGCTGCAATAGTTCGTAAAGACGTACTCGGCGAATCCGCTCCCTCCCGGCGTGGGCATCACAAGCATCATGATCCACATGACCAGCTGGCGGGCGAAGAGCAGGAACTGGTCGCTCACCGAGAAAAAGGCCATGACGAGGGCGTTGGCCACCAGATAACGGGAGCTCCAGGAGAGAAAGGTGGCCAGTCCGCTTTTCAGCCAGAAACGGAATCCGTAACGCCGGATTTCGTAGGAGCTGAGCACGATATCCTCGCCCACGTGATAGGCGGCCCGGTACCAGCGGCGCAGCCACCGGAGCCGGAATATCCGCATGAGCAGCCACTTGAGTCCCTGCGGATTGAAGAAAAGCCCGTAGGAAAGCAGCAGCACGTACCCGAATTTCAGAAAATACCCGACCAGCGCAAACGTGACGAGCCCTTTGGTCACCACTCCGCCTCCGGCCACGATGTCGAACAGATTGTCGAATCCCACGACCGCCATCAGCAGAGGAAACATCACGATGAAATAGACTTCGTCCAGAAAAGAGGTCAGCATCACGATAGCCGAGCTGCGCCCCACGCTGATCCCCTCCTTGTGTACGTAGATGACCGCCACACTGGTTCCCCCAACGGCCGACGGGGTGATGGCCGAGGTAAACTCCCAAAGCATGATGATCCGGAACGCCTGCCGCCAGGAGAGATGTCCGCCGCTCAGCACCCGGATACGGATCATGTAGCCCGCATCGCGTCCCATAATAAACAGCACGGCGACCGCCAGCCAGAAAACGGTCCAACCCGTCACGCGAATGTCCCGGAAAACGGCGGGATCGAAATCCCGGTAGAACATATAAGCCACCACGGCCAGTCCGATGAGGACCGGATAGAGCGCATTGCTCAATCGGATCTTGCCGAGCGGGCTGCCCTGCGGAGGCCGTACGCGTGCGGATTTTTCGGAGGATCTCACACCGGAAGGTTTTTGACCTCCAAAGATATAATTTTTATGCCAGACTGCAATCCGGGAAGGCAGTCTCTTTCGTCCGGACTCTCCTTCGTTCCGGCGCTACTTCCGACGTTCGAG is a window of Gallalistipes aquisgranensis DNA encoding:
- a CDS encoding lysylphosphatidylglycerol synthase transmembrane domain-containing protein, with the protein product MRSSEKSARVRPPQGSPLGKIRLSNALYPVLIGLAVVAYMFYRDFDPAVFRDIRVTGWTVFWLAVAVLFIMGRDAGYMIRIRVLSGGHLSWRQAFRIIMLWEFTSAITPSAVGGTSVAVIYVHKEGISVGRSSAIVMLTSFLDEVYFIVMFPLLMAVVGFDNLFDIVAGGGVVTKGLVTFALVGYFLKFGYVLLLSYGLFFNPQGLKWLLMRIFRLRWLRRWYRAAYHVGEDIVLSSYEIRRYGFRFWLKSGLATFLSWSSRYLVANALVMAFFSVSDQFLLFARQLVMWIMMLVMPTPGGSGFAEYVFTNYCSDLIAVPAALQLGAATLIAVLWRLVTYYPYLVAGAIIFPRWLKRNFSKGK